The following coding sequences lie in one Dryobates pubescens isolate bDryPub1 chromosome 10, bDryPub1.pri, whole genome shotgun sequence genomic window:
- the HMGB1 gene encoding high mobility group protein B1 has product MGKGDPKKPRGKMSSYAFFVQTCREEHKKKHPDASVNFSEFSKKCSERWKTMSSKEKGKFEDMAKADKLRYEKEMKNYVPPKGETKKKFKDPNAPKRPPSAFFLFCSEFRPKIKGEHPGLSIGDIAKKLGEMWNNTAADDKQPYEKKAAKLKEKYEKDIAAYRAKGKVDAGKKVVAKAEKSKKKKEEEEDEDEDEEDEDDEEEEEEEEEDDDDDE; this is encoded by the exons ATGGGCAAAGGCGATCCTAAGAAGCCGAGAGGTAAAATGTCTTCATATGCCTTCTTTGTGCAAACCTGCCGGGAGGAGCACAAGAAGAAACATCCAGATGCTTCAGTGAACTTCTCAGAGTTCTCAAAAAAATGCTCAGAACGATGGAAG ACTATGTCTTCtaaggagaagggaaagtttGAAGATATGGCAAAGGCTGACAAGCTTCGttatgaaaaagaaatgaaaaactaTGTACCACCTAAGGGGGAAACGAAAAAGAAGTTCAAGGATCCAAATGCACCGAAGAGGCCTCC TTCggcttttttcttgttttgctctGAGTTTCGTCCAAAAATTAAAGGAGAACATCCTGGTCTGTCCATTGGGGATATTGCAAAGAAACTGGGAGAGATGTGGAACAACACCGCTGCAGATGATAAACAGCCTTATGAGAAAAAGGCTGCTAAGCTGAAGGAGAAGTATGAAAAG GATATTGCTGCATATCGGGCCAAAGGGAAGGTTGATGCAGGCAAAAAAGTAGTTGCCAAGGCTGAGAAGagcaagaagaagaaggaggaggaggaagatgaggacGAAGATGAAgaggatgaagatgatgaagaagaggaagaggaggaggaggaagatgatgatgatgatgaataa